GGCGGGCGGGCGCTGCCGCGTCTATCGGCCCGAACCGCCCTGGTACGGCCGCCTGGTGCCGTCGCGCAGCCGGCTGCGCCGCCTGCACCGCAAGGTGGCGGTGGTGGATGGCAGCATCGCCTTTGTCGGCGGCATCAACATCGTCGACGACTACGACGACCTGGACCCTTGCGACAACATCCCGGGCGCGCGCTTCGATTTTGCCGTGCAGGTGCGGGGCTCGCTGGTGGACGATGCGGTGCGCGCGCAAGACCTGCTGTGGGTGCGATTGAGCTGGGCGCGCCTGCGGCGCCATCCGCGCGAATGGGTGCGCCTGCGCCTGGCCCGGCCCCCCCGGCGCTCCGCCCCGCCGGCGGGCCGCCAGCGCGCGGCCCTGGTGCTGCGCGACAACCTGCGCTTCCGGCAGACCTTCGAGCGCGCCTACCTGTACGGCATTCAGCACGCGCGGCGCGACATCCTGATCGGCAACGCGTATTTCTTTCCCGGCCGCCAGTTCCGCAAGGCACTGCTGCGGGCGGCCGCGCGCGGCGTGCGCGTGCGCCTGCTGCTGCAGGGCAAGATCGAATACCACATGCAGTACTACGCCACCCGCTCGCTGTACGACCAGCTGCTGCGCGGCGGCATCGAGATCTACGAGTACATGCCCGGCTACCTGCACGCCAAGGTGGCGGTCATCGACAACATGGCCACGGTGGGTTCGTCCAACCTGGATCCGTTCAGCCTGCTGCTGGCGCGCGAGGCCAACGTGGTGGTCGACAACCAGCCCTTCGCCTGGGACTTGCAGCAGCGCCTGGAAGACGCCATTGCCGCGGGCGGGCGCTTCGTGCGGCCGTTGGACTACCAGCGGCGCGGCTGGCTGCGCCGCTGTGTGGATGCCGTGTCGTACACCTTGCTGCGCATCGGCGTGGCGTTGACGGGGCGCTCGGGGGAATACTGACTCTTGCCAGGTGTCAGGCTCCCGTCAAGGGTGCCTGACACCGTGCGACTGAGATGGCGGCGGCTGCCTGATGGCATGCAGGACATGGCGCACGACCTCGGCGGCGGCTTCCGCCTGCTGGTCGTCCGAGACCGTGAATCGGATCTCTTCCAGCCTGTTCTCCGCCTGGAAAAGCAGCGCCCGCAGCCACTTTTCGTCGAGCCCCACGATGATCTGTTCGGCCGCATGCAACGCCGCCTGGGCTTGTTCGATGCTTGCCTTTCCGGCCAGGAAATCGATGCACACCTGCTTCACGCCCTGTACGGCTTCGGGGTAGAGTCCATTCGCCATGGCCCGTATCCTTCGTCAGTTATGGCAGGGTGAACGAAAATTTCTCGCCCTCGACCGTTTCCCCGGTGATGTGCGTGGGCGTGAGGCCGCAGCGGGCGATCGGGCCGGTGGTGAAGAACGACCATTTCTCGGTGCCGTCCGGCGCCAGGCCGACGAAGCCCAGTTCATCTCGCGCGATCAGCGGGTCGCCGGTGCGCAGGAATTCATGAAAGGCGAACGGCATCCGGTAAGAGAAATGCCGCGCGCCGTCGGCGCGGCGATAGGCCGCCACGCATTCGTTGATGCCGATCACGATGTCGCCGTTGCTGATGGCAGCTTGCGGCGCCAGCCCGATGTTCGCGTACCCCACCTGCAGGCACCGGCCGTCGTTCCACTGCAGGTACCCCCATTCGTTGGCGTCGGCGGTTTCCAGTGTGTCGATGACGGCCAGGTCGGCGGTGCGCGCCTGCATGTCGGAACGCGAGTCGCAAGGCACCCAGCGTGCGGAGTCGATGGAAGCCTGGCTCATTTGGCGATGATGGTCATGACCTTGCCTACTCGACGAAGTCGATGGTTGAACCGGTGCCTGCCGTACTGCTCGCCGTCGCCGGGCTCCGCACCATACTGGGTCAGGCGCGGGGCTTGTCTTCGCGCAGGTAGGCCAGCCCTTCCATGCGGCGCAGTTCGGCCTGCTTGCCAGCGTAGTCCAGGCACTCGGTATCGGCTTGCACGACGTCGGGAAATTGCGCCAGCAATTCCGCCATGGTGATTTCGCACTCGTCTTCTTCGTCTTCCGTCGGCGGGCCATCCACGTAGTAGATGACGGTCAGTTTGGATGTGCCGTTGTCCCAGCCGACACGGACGGCGCAGACTTTGTCGGTCAGATTGTTCTTGGCAATCCACCGGGAGGCATTCATAAGCGCTTGATAATCCATGATTACCACTGTACTGGATTGGCCGGCACGATATGGGCGCCTTTTTTACCATACAAAACCGATCCGAAATTCGTCGGGCCCACACGCGTCGGCGTTCCGGACAAATTCCAGAACTCTCCGATAGGCCGGCCGAAGTTCACCATCACCTGGCCGGGTTTGGGTTGTCGCAAGATAGGATACTGCCCTTCGTGCAATCCTCTCAATAAATCGGCCGGATCAGCGGTTAGCACACTGCGTCCATCGGCAACGGGCGGTATGTGGCGTGCCTGGTGAGCACTCAGCGTATCTGGAATACCGTAATTCTTGACTGCCTGCCGGTTCAACTCGGCCGTGCTCAAGCGGGACGGCTGCTGTCCGGCGCCGGCGGCCTGCTTGGGCGTTTGCGCGGGTTCTGCCGGCCTCGGCGTCGAGTGCCCCGCGGGCCGGCGCGCCAGCCGTCCCGCCCCGCGCGTCAGCAGCGCGATCAGCGCGCCCACGCCGATGGCCGTGACGCCGTCGGCAAATTGCTTGGCAGCCTGCTCCAGTTCTTGTTCGCTGGAGGCATTCATGGTCAGGTTGAAAAACTTGGCCAGGAACTTGACGCCGTCGAAAATCGCCCAGCCGGCCAGCGAGAAGCCGATCGCCAGCAGCGCCGCGTCGGCCACGAAGCCTATGCCGATCGCGTGCGATCCGGCCCATACCACCAGCGTGCCCACCACCAGGGCCAGGGTTCTTTCGTTGAATGTCCTTCTGAGTTCGGCGCCCAATGCGTCGGACATGTAGTAGGGCGACCGTTCCAGCACGTAGCTGAAGCGTTCGGCCAGCGGCCACTGCGACACGGGCCCGGCCCGAATCCCCGTCAGCGCGGCCCGCTGTATGTTGATGTTCTCGTCGCTGCCCGAGGTGTCGGGCACGGTCATCGCGGATATCTGGCCGGCCTGCAGCAAGCCGACCATCTGCTCCAGGGCCTGTTGCGGGGAATAATGGCCGGCCACCGATCCCATGCAGATGATCTGGCGCGCCATGGTGGTCAGCTTGGCCAGCGCGCTGTCGTCGCGCAGGTGCGGGTAAAGCACCGCGCGCAGGCGCGAGGCATCCTGTATCAGCAGCCGCGGCGCCACGCCCAGGAACACGTCCCAGGGGCCGATCAGCAGGATCTCGCCGCCACGTCGCAGCGCGGCGACCTTTCCGGACCTTTCGAGTGATTTGACGTCCATGGGTGTGTCGTTGTGCGGTGGATTACCGGTACAGCGCAACCCTGGCGCGCCCGCGCTGGGCGGGCCGGCGGACACCGTGCCGGGGGCA
This genomic window from Bordetella petrii contains:
- a CDS encoding polymorphic toxin type 50 domain-containing protein, which codes for MSAGPPSAGAPGLRCTGNPPHNDTPMDVKSLERSGKVAALRRGGEILLIGPWDVFLGVAPRLLIQDASRLRAVLYPHLRDDSALAKLTTMARQIICMGSVAGHYSPQQALEQMVGLLQAGQISAMTVPDTSGSDENINIQRAALTGIRAGPVSQWPLAERFSYVLERSPYYMSDALGAELRRTFNERTLALVVGTLVVWAGSHAIGIGFVADAALLAIGFSLAGWAIFDGVKFLAKFFNLTMNASSEQELEQAAKQFADGVTAIGVGALIALLTRGAGRLARRPAGHSTPRPAEPAQTPKQAAGAGQQPSRLSTAELNRQAVKNYGIPDTLSAHQARHIPPVADGRSVLTADPADLLRGLHEGQYPILRQPKPGQVMVNFGRPIGEFWNLSGTPTRVGPTNFGSVLYGKKGAHIVPANPVQW
- the clsB gene encoding cardiolipin synthase ClsB — encoded protein: MKADIVRLDWTDDNAIELLQNGADFFPALCRAIDAARVSVHLETYIFLIDRTGERVLQSLERAARRGVKVRVVLDGFGSTDTARAVGDRITAAGGRCRVYRPEPPWYGRLVPSRSRLRRLHRKVAVVDGSIAFVGGINIVDDYDDLDPCDNIPGARFDFAVQVRGSLVDDAVRAQDLLWVRLSWARLRRHPREWVRLRLARPPRRSAPPAGRQRAALVLRDNLRFRQTFERAYLYGIQHARRDILIGNAYFFPGRQFRKALLRAAARGVRVRLLLQGKIEYHMQYYATRSLYDQLLRGGIEIYEYMPGYLHAKVAVIDNMATVGSSNLDPFSLLLAREANVVVDNQPFAWDLQQRLEDAIAAGGRFVRPLDYQRRGWLRRCVDAVSYTLLRIGVALTGRSGEY